The proteins below come from a single Xyrauchen texanus isolate HMW12.3.18 chromosome 1, RBS_HiC_50CHRs, whole genome shotgun sequence genomic window:
- the LOC127649103 gene encoding mucin-15-like: MKWPLGITLTFLLIVQNFQQVSTQIPDELEKSNGTILERDNGKEPSDEETTAVPIEGSEGDPQSNAYTQANPTTSGLSNGLHLYNESEKLELNSSKIEQIPEATQGLPVNGTEEVSSFGPLVTITPPLMIPLNSSIEISDTSAESNETQTEWSASNTPTPEPEQTSQTTPKNTYTSSKPDPTTAQSSPDEPGSGYLPSEVEPANGTTKSPTSTTKDMMYRTTVTPSEPPVYTTTKPVIPPAVPEEVTTAAPDNQTGPFDSRGNSERGLSSDVTEQKEKKGQGLAIILGIGLFVGVIALAAFIVINQRNKRDFSHRKLVEEMSPDPVLRLDNIEPLDLKFDGFGYHNPGLEGDNIQMTNFPHGHSN, encoded by the exons ATGAAGTGGCCACTGGGCATCACACTCACATTCCTGCTGATCGTTCAGAACTTCCAACAAGTATCCACCCAGATACCTGATGAGTTGgaaaaaagtaatgggacaatacTTGAGCGTGACAATGGAAAAGAGCCATCTGATGAGGAAACAACTGCTGTACCAATTGAAGGAAGTGAGGGTGACCCACAAAGCAATGCGTATACACAGGCCAATCCAACGACGAGCGGACTATCAAATGGCTTACATttgtataatgaaagtgaaaaacTGGAACTGAATTCCTCAAAGATTGAACAGATCCCCGAAGCAACACAAGGGCTGCCTGTTAACGGCACAGAGGAAGTTAGTTCTTTCGGCCCTCTTGTAACAATAACACCACCTCTTATGATCCCTCTTAATTCAAGTATCGAAATCTCAGATACATCGGCAGAATCCAATGAAACACAGACCGAGTGGTCAGCCTCAAATACCCCCACACCAGAGCCTGAGCAGACAAGTCAAACTACTCCTAAAAACACATATACTAGCTCAAAACCAGACCCTACCACAGCACAGAGCAGTCCTGACGAACCGGGTTCTGGATATTTGCCCTCAGAGGTAGAACCTGCCAATGGCACTACAAAGAGTCCGACCTCCACAACAAAAGATATGATGTACAGAACTACTGTGACGCCATCTGAACCACCCGTTTACACAACAACAAAGCCAGTGATTCCACCAGCCGTTCCAGAGGAGGTCACAACTGCCGCCCCAGACAACCAGACTGGACCTTTTGACTCCAGGGGGAATTCTGAAAGAG GTTTATCCTCAGATGTTACAGAGCAAAAGGAAAAGAAGGGACAGGGATTGGCTATCATCCTGGGCATTGGGCTTTTTGTGGGGGTCATTGCCTTGGCAGCATTTATCGTCATAAATCAAAGGAACAAAAGAGACTTCTCTCACAGAAAACTAGTGGAGGAGATGTCACCTGATCCAG TTCTCAGGCTGGACAACATTGAGCCACTGGACTTGAAGTTTGATGGATTTGGTTACCACAATCCAGGACTAGAAGGGGACAACATCCAGATGACCAACTTTCCACATGGACATTCAAACTAA